From Ignavibacteriales bacterium, a single genomic window includes:
- a CDS encoding YncE family protein gives MTTHRRYGCQRRFVTLALMIAVLVGSITAHAQTKSGYHVAKKIKVGGEGGWDYLTFDARTHRLFVSHADRFVVIDAKTDQVTGEILKLEGVHGMAIAHEFNRGFITNGTSSTVSVVDMKTLQVTGTIPVGKKPDAILYDAFSHRVFVYNGQSENASVIDAEKGTVISTIALGGKPEFSATDGKGHIFVNLEDKNEVVAFNASTLKIFGRWPLKGGDEPTGLAIDVEHHRLFSVCHNKLMFVLDSDNGTVIATLPIGAKVDGCAFDPGTGLVFTSNGEGTMTVIREESPSKFSVLETVATQLGAKTITVDPETHTLYLPTAEFGPAPAPTAQVPAPRGPILPNTFVVLKVTK, from the coding sequence ATGACGACGCATAGACGCTACGGATGTCAGAGGCGGTTCGTTACACTGGCACTCATGATCGCTGTTTTGGTCGGATCGATCACCGCGCACGCTCAAACCAAATCCGGATATCATGTCGCCAAGAAAATCAAAGTCGGTGGCGAGGGAGGCTGGGACTACTTGACATTCGATGCCCGGACTCACCGGTTGTTTGTGTCGCATGCTGACAGATTTGTTGTCATCGACGCGAAAACAGATCAGGTCACCGGTGAGATCTTGAAACTTGAGGGTGTTCATGGGATGGCGATCGCGCATGAATTCAATCGCGGTTTCATTACCAACGGGACATCGTCGACGGTGAGCGTTGTTGACATGAAGACTCTGCAGGTTACCGGTACAATCCCGGTCGGAAAGAAACCTGACGCGATTCTGTACGATGCATTTTCTCATCGTGTGTTTGTGTATAACGGACAGAGTGAGAATGCTTCCGTTATCGATGCCGAGAAAGGAACGGTCATTTCAACGATCGCTTTGGGCGGAAAGCCTGAATTCTCCGCCACCGATGGCAAAGGCCATATCTTTGTAAACCTCGAAGACAAGAACGAGGTCGTGGCTTTTAATGCTTCAACGTTGAAGATTTTCGGACGGTGGCCTCTCAAAGGCGGTGACGAACCCACAGGTCTTGCGATCGATGTTGAACATCATCGCCTGTTCTCGGTTTGCCACAATAAATTGATGTTCGTGCTCGATTCCGATAACGGCACGGTTATCGCAACGCTGCCGATCGGCGCCAAGGTTGATGGCTGTGCATTCGATCCTGGAACGGGATTGGTGTTCACATCAAATGGCGAGGGAACGATGACTGTCATCCGTGAAGAGTCGCCGTCGAAGTTCTCCGTGCTGGAAACAGTAGCGACGCAACTCGGTGCGAAGACCATTACGGTCGATCCCGAAACACATACGCTGTATCTTCCCACGGCAGAATTTGGACCGGCGCCGGCTCCGACTGCCCAAGTTCCAGCGCCAAGAGGGCCGATTCTGCCCAACACATTTGTGGTTCTCAAAGTAACGAAATAG
- a CDS encoding 6-phosphogluconolactonase, producing MKTYDGSSTVEAVELERSGRKQYWYQPTEKIRIIEVENFPLLGKLTALRFIEWVLKNPGGVISLPTGKTPEHFIKWVSRILSKWQSKEIQALLAEHGIDSTTRPDMKSLSFVQIDEFYPMDSQQHNSFNHYVRKYYFKNFGLSPEKALLIDATSLGIPDGQTMESVFPDGVVDLSLRVRQTHTELEALQRDVISRVDLFCMEYERKIRTLGGIGFFLGGIGPDGHIAFNVRGSSIYSVTRLTATNYETQAAASTDLGGIEISRKRLVITIGLTTITYNPTATVLIIAAGDAKASIVSKAIQEPRHPENPASVLQDLEHARFYLTKGAASRLSERTFIDFCARPTINKRQSDEVVISLAISRNKALDELTKSDFAADRFAQELLKKTGKSHEELAVAARTRLINKLEKGLQPITKTTFLHTEPHHDDIMLGYLAYLSHLVRDPNNKHLFANMTSGFTAVSNHYFLTIIRKLRKHLEEKHFAVLLEDGYFDPKDYAKKTEEMYLFLDGTAALVQERKDEAEARRALRNFVEVYGTSDIRALKLRARNMEEYLMTQYPGAKDPPDVQTLKGMLREWEVELLWAHFGIEPSAIYAMRLGFYQGDVFSEEPEVNRDVIPLFDLIKKTKPNVISVAFDPEGSGPDTHYKVLQAIAEAVRLYQEESKDSSLRIWGYRNVWYRFKPCEADVIIPVSLNTMSLMHSSFMNCFGSQSAASFPSHEHDGPFSELAQKIQVEQYAMIKTCLGKEFFLQHPHPRLRGARGLIFLKDMALDEFYTRVRELKKLTEAKS from the coding sequence ATGAAAACGTACGATGGAAGTTCCACTGTGGAGGCTGTCGAGCTGGAACGCAGCGGCAGGAAGCAGTACTGGTACCAGCCGACGGAGAAGATCCGGATCATTGAAGTCGAGAATTTTCCACTGCTCGGAAAGCTGACCGCACTCCGGTTCATCGAATGGGTTCTCAAGAATCCGGGCGGGGTCATATCCCTCCCGACGGGAAAAACGCCCGAGCACTTCATCAAGTGGGTCTCTCGGATTCTTTCCAAGTGGCAATCGAAGGAGATCCAGGCGCTGCTCGCCGAACACGGCATCGACAGCACAACGCGTCCCGACATGAAGAGCCTCAGCTTCGTGCAGATCGACGAGTTCTATCCCATGGACTCACAGCAGCACAACAGCTTCAACCACTACGTCAGGAAATACTACTTCAAAAACTTCGGCCTCTCCCCGGAGAAGGCTCTGTTGATCGACGCAACGTCGCTCGGGATTCCCGACGGACAGACGATGGAAAGCGTGTTCCCCGACGGGGTTGTGGACCTTTCCCTCCGTGTTCGGCAGACACACACGGAGCTCGAAGCGCTCCAGCGTGATGTCATCAGCCGCGTCGATCTGTTTTGCATGGAATACGAGCGCAAAATCCGCACATTGGGGGGAATCGGATTCTTCCTCGGCGGCATCGGTCCGGACGGTCACATCGCGTTCAACGTCCGGGGATCGAGCATCTATTCCGTCACACGGCTCACTGCGACCAACTACGAAACACAGGCAGCAGCCTCTACGGACCTGGGCGGGATCGAGATATCCAGGAAACGCCTCGTCATCACGATCGGACTCACGACCATCACCTACAATCCCACCGCGACGGTGCTGATTATTGCGGCAGGGGACGCCAAGGCCTCGATCGTCAGCAAGGCCATCCAGGAGCCGAGACATCCTGAGAATCCGGCTTCGGTCTTGCAGGATCTCGAACATGCCAGGTTCTATCTCACAAAAGGGGCAGCGAGCAGACTGAGCGAGCGGACTTTTATTGATTTCTGCGCCCGGCCCACCATCAACAAACGCCAGTCGGACGAGGTCGTAATTTCACTCGCAATTTCCCGCAACAAAGCACTCGACGAACTGACAAAGAGTGATTTCGCGGCTGACCGCTTCGCGCAGGAGCTTCTCAAGAAGACCGGCAAATCGCACGAAGAGCTGGCGGTCGCGGCACGGACCCGGCTGATCAACAAACTCGAAAAGGGACTCCAGCCCATCACAAAGACCACGTTCCTTCATACCGAGCCGCACCACGACGATATCATGCTCGGATATCTCGCGTACCTTTCCCACCTGGTGCGCGACCCGAACAACAAGCACCTCTTCGCAAACATGACGTCGGGCTTTACCGCGGTCTCGAACCACTATTTCCTGACCATCATCCGAAAACTCCGGAAGCATCTCGAAGAGAAGCACTTTGCGGTTTTGCTGGAAGACGGGTATTTCGATCCAAAAGACTACGCCAAGAAGACGGAGGAAATGTACCTCTTCCTCGACGGCACCGCGGCGCTTGTTCAGGAACGGAAGGATGAAGCCGAGGCGCGACGCGCACTGAGGAATTTCGTCGAAGTGTACGGAACATCGGATATCAGAGCCCTCAAGCTGCGCGCCCGGAACATGGAAGAGTATCTGATGACGCAGTATCCCGGCGCGAAGGACCCGCCGGACGTTCAGACGCTGAAGGGCATGCTGAGGGAGTGGGAAGTCGAGCTCCTCTGGGCCCACTTCGGCATCGAACCTTCAGCCATCTATGCAATGCGGCTGGGATTCTATCAGGGAGATGTCTTCTCTGAAGAACCCGAAGTGAACCGGGATGTCATTCCGCTCTTCGACCTCATCAAGAAGACGAAGCCCAATGTTATCTCGGTCGCGTTCGACCCCGAAGGGAGCGGACCGGATACGCACTACAAAGTTTTGCAGGCGATTGCGGAAGCAGTGAGGCTGTACCAGGAAGAGAGCAAAGATTCTTCCCTCCGCATCTGGGGGTACCGGAACGTGTGGTACAGGTTCAAACCATGCGAAGCGGATGTCATCATTCCGGTCTCGTTGAACACGATGTCGTTGATGCACTCGTCGTTCATGAACTGCTTCGGCTCCCAGAGTGCTGCGTCATTCCCGAGCCATGAACACGACGGTCCCTTTTCTGAGTTGGCTCAGAAGATCCAGGTCGAACAGTACGCGATGATCAAGACCTGCCTCGGCAAGGAGTTCTTCCTCCAGCATCCGCACCCCCGCCTGCGCGGTGCGCGTGGTCTCATTTTTCTCAAGGACATGGCGCTGGACGAGTTCTATACGAGAGTGCGCGAACTGAAGAAGCTTACAGAAGCAAAGAGCTGA
- a CDS encoding tartrate-resistant acid phosphatase type 5 family protein, which yields MVFATLLLGFAGAWSQTTQTPSVRFIMVGDEGGLASGDQKAVAAAMGKEAERIKARFIVTVGDNFHENGIASATDPRWKTEFEDVYSHPALQIPWYPSLGNHDYRGSVEGELGYTAFSKRWKFTSRYYARNELIDDTTSLLIVHVDTSPFIRKYRLEPNVYRLAGQDAKKQLVWLDSVLTASRARWTIVVGHHPVYSATPKGGNTEELIEELLPILKAHDIPLYVSAHQHFLQHLKRDGMDFVVLGGGADHGTEVHSREDVVFGASVLGFVSVRATAQQLQVSFVDTSSTILHTVKIAAPAPGR from the coding sequence ATGGTGTTCGCTACCCTTCTGCTGGGGTTCGCGGGCGCATGGTCGCAGACCACGCAAACACCTTCCGTCCGCTTCATCATGGTGGGGGATGAGGGAGGACTGGCCTCAGGTGATCAGAAGGCGGTGGCTGCCGCGATGGGGAAGGAAGCTGAACGGATCAAGGCCCGGTTTATTGTGACAGTGGGGGACAATTTTCACGAGAACGGGATTGCCAGCGCGACCGACCCGCGATGGAAGACCGAATTCGAGGATGTCTATTCCCACCCTGCTCTTCAGATCCCGTGGTATCCTTCACTGGGAAACCATGATTACCGCGGAAGCGTCGAGGGGGAACTCGGGTACACCGCATTCAGCAAGCGCTGGAAATTCACATCCCGGTATTACGCACGGAACGAACTGATCGATGACACAACGTCGCTCCTCATCGTGCATGTGGATACTTCCCCGTTCATCAGGAAGTACAGACTTGAGCCCAACGTCTATCGCCTGGCCGGACAGGACGCGAAGAAACAACTCGTGTGGCTGGATTCTGTCCTCACCGCTTCACGTGCGCGCTGGACGATTGTCGTCGGTCATCACCCGGTCTATTCAGCGACGCCCAAGGGGGGCAACACAGAAGAGCTGATAGAGGAGCTGCTTCCGATCCTGAAAGCTCACGACATTCCATTGTACGTCTCAGCGCATCAGCATTTCCTGCAACACCTGAAGCGCGATGGGATGGATTTTGTTGTATTAGGAGGAGGGGCGGATCACGGAACGGAAGTCCATAGCCGGGAAGATGTTGTATTCGGGGCGAGCGTACTCGGTTTTGTTTCCGTGCGGGCTACTGCGCAGCAGCTTCAGGTTAGCTTTGTTGATACGAGCAGCACGATTCTTCATACCGTGAAGATTGCCGCACCCGCTCCAGGTAGATAA
- a CDS encoding PDZ domain-containing protein → MVRSLVLTFLLCLVSPVLMAQVDARMLQYPDVSQTQIVFSYAGDLWVVPKDGGTALKLSSPRGQELFPHFSPDGSQIAYSANYDGNLEVYSIPAMGGLPTRVTYHGMNDRLVDWYPDGGKLLFVSSMNSGRQRYNQFFSVSPAGGMPEQLPVPYGEMASLSPDGKSIAYTSLTQAFRTWKRYRGGWSSDIIVFDLEKKTSEVVAADPANDEFPMWHGRTIYFLSDRGPEARSNIWSYNLQTKQTKQITKFTEYDIHFPSLGPSDIVFEMGGKLYVLNLAAETTREVPIKVVTDEITLLPRTQNVSKAIQRASIAPDGKRALFEARGEVFSVPAEYGPVLNLTRTPGSAERSAAWSPDGKFAAYWSDKSGEYELMLLDLTTPGSEKKLTSYGPGFRYSLSWSPNSKMVAFIDNAMKIQVFDIEKNKTIQVDKQMYYYQGALNGFEVSWSPDSRWLAYGRELENRSHAIFLFDTKEEKAAQVTSGYYQDSNPSFDPDGKYLFFLTGRTLNPMYSDVDNTWIYPNTTNLAVATLSDETPSPLAPRNDSTLVKKEEPKKEEPKEKDKEKVKKDEKSKETKVTLAGFERRVVVLPPAAGNFGSIHAISGKILFVRTPNTGSADKKRSLLYYDLDKREEKTVLDDVDMFDVSADGKKILVGKSGSYSIVDVGENQKLDKKMPTSQLEMVVDPRGEWKQIFTDVWRFDRDFFYDPTMHGVDWSDMRARYGRMLDNAVTRWDVNFVIGELMSELNSSHTYRGGGDIDDGDVRSFGYLGVDWELANGAYRIKNIIAGAPWDTEVRSPLAQPAVNVHAGDYVLAVNGLPIDVTKAPWAAFSGLDNKAIELTVNSKPTLDGARRVLVQTIADETRLRHLAWIEMNRKRVQDATNGRIGYIYVPSTGTDGQTELVRQFAAQFNKEGLIVDERFNSGGQIPDRFIELLNRKPLAFWAVRDGKNWQWPVYANFGPKVMLINGWSGSGGDAFPDYFRKAGLGPLIGMRTWGGLIGITGAPALVDGGNVSVPTFRMYNPDGTWFKEGHGVDPDIEVKDDPAELAKGIDPQLERGIEEVMKLLNAKPFVPPKQPPYEKR, encoded by the coding sequence ATGGTCCGCTCCCTTGTGTTGACGTTTCTTCTCTGTCTGGTCTCGCCTGTGCTGATGGCGCAGGTGGATGCGAGAATGCTGCAGTATCCCGATGTCTCCCAGACGCAAATCGTGTTTTCGTATGCCGGTGACCTGTGGGTCGTTCCAAAGGATGGAGGGACGGCACTGAAACTCAGCTCGCCGAGGGGCCAGGAACTCTTTCCCCATTTCTCTCCTGACGGATCGCAGATTGCCTACAGCGCGAACTATGACGGCAATCTGGAAGTCTATTCCATCCCCGCGATGGGCGGACTCCCCACGCGCGTGACATATCACGGCATGAACGATCGCCTCGTCGACTGGTACCCCGACGGAGGCAAACTCTTGTTTGTCTCTTCGATGAACAGCGGCCGTCAGCGGTACAACCAGTTCTTCAGCGTATCGCCGGCCGGCGGAATGCCGGAGCAGCTTCCGGTCCCCTACGGCGAAATGGCATCGCTCTCGCCGGATGGAAAGAGCATCGCGTACACATCGCTGACGCAGGCCTTCAGAACCTGGAAACGGTATCGCGGAGGCTGGTCTTCGGACATCATCGTGTTTGACCTGGAGAAGAAGACCTCCGAAGTCGTTGCCGCGGATCCGGCCAATGATGAGTTCCCGATGTGGCACGGGAGAACCATCTACTTCCTCTCCGATCGCGGCCCGGAGGCACGATCGAATATCTGGTCGTACAACCTGCAGACGAAGCAAACGAAGCAGATCACGAAGTTCACGGAATACGATATTCACTTTCCGTCGCTCGGACCATCGGACATTGTGTTCGAAATGGGGGGGAAGCTGTACGTGTTGAATCTCGCCGCGGAAACAACCAGGGAGGTTCCGATCAAGGTTGTGACAGATGAAATAACACTTCTCCCGCGTACACAAAATGTCAGCAAAGCGATTCAGCGCGCATCCATTGCGCCCGACGGCAAACGGGCGCTCTTTGAAGCTCGGGGCGAAGTTTTCTCCGTCCCTGCGGAATACGGTCCCGTTCTTAATCTGACCAGAACTCCGGGCTCTGCCGAACGATCCGCTGCCTGGTCTCCCGACGGAAAGTTCGCGGCATACTGGAGCGACAAATCGGGGGAATATGAACTGATGCTTCTTGATCTGACGACGCCCGGTTCCGAGAAGAAGCTTACCTCCTATGGCCCCGGGTTCCGGTACAGTCTCTCCTGGTCGCCCAACAGCAAGATGGTAGCATTCATAGACAATGCAATGAAAATTCAGGTCTTTGATATCGAGAAGAACAAGACGATTCAGGTGGACAAGCAGATGTACTACTATCAGGGGGCGCTGAATGGATTCGAAGTCAGCTGGTCGCCCGACAGCCGCTGGCTGGCGTACGGCCGCGAGCTGGAGAATAGAAGCCACGCGATCTTCCTCTTCGATACGAAGGAGGAGAAAGCCGCGCAGGTCACCTCGGGATACTATCAGGACTCAAATCCGTCGTTTGATCCCGACGGGAAGTACCTGTTCTTCCTGACGGGTCGCACGCTGAATCCGATGTACTCCGACGTGGACAATACCTGGATTTATCCGAACACAACAAATCTCGCAGTCGCAACACTGTCCGATGAGACCCCGTCCCCGCTCGCGCCGCGCAACGACTCGACGCTGGTGAAGAAAGAAGAGCCGAAGAAGGAGGAACCAAAGGAGAAAGACAAGGAGAAGGTGAAGAAGGATGAGAAATCGAAGGAGACAAAGGTGACGCTTGCCGGATTTGAGCGGCGTGTCGTTGTTCTTCCCCCCGCAGCGGGCAATTTCGGAAGCATTCACGCGATTTCCGGGAAGATTCTCTTCGTTCGGACGCCCAACACCGGCTCTGCCGACAAGAAGAGGTCACTGTTGTACTACGATCTCGACAAGCGCGAAGAGAAGACCGTCCTGGATGATGTTGATATGTTTGATGTGAGCGCTGATGGAAAGAAAATCCTGGTTGGGAAGTCTGGAAGCTATTCGATTGTCGACGTGGGAGAAAACCAGAAACTCGACAAGAAGATGCCGACATCGCAGCTCGAAATGGTTGTGGATCCCAGGGGGGAATGGAAGCAGATCTTCACCGACGTCTGGCGGTTCGATCGGGACTTCTTCTATGATCCCACCATGCACGGCGTTGACTGGAGCGATATGCGGGCGCGCTACGGCAGGATGCTTGACAACGCCGTAACCAGATGGGACGTCAATTTCGTCATCGGCGAGCTGATGTCGGAGCTGAATTCATCCCACACCTACCGCGGAGGCGGGGACATTGATGACGGCGACGTCCGCAGCTTCGGCTACCTGGGTGTTGACTGGGAGCTTGCCAACGGGGCATATCGGATCAAGAACATTATCGCAGGCGCTCCATGGGATACCGAGGTGCGCTCACCGCTGGCACAACCGGCCGTCAATGTTCACGCGGGAGATTATGTGCTCGCAGTGAATGGCCTTCCCATCGATGTGACGAAGGCGCCGTGGGCTGCATTTTCCGGTCTCGACAACAAAGCCATCGAGTTAACAGTCAACTCAAAGCCGACCCTGGACGGCGCACGCAGAGTGCTGGTGCAGACAATCGCGGATGAAACGCGTCTACGCCATCTCGCGTGGATTGAAATGAACAGAAAGCGCGTGCAGGATGCGACGAACGGCCGCATCGGGTATATCTATGTACCGAGCACAGGCACCGACGGTCAGACGGAATTGGTCCGCCAATTCGCCGCTCAGTTTAACAAAGAGGGGTTGATAGTCGACGAGCGCTTCAACAGCGGCGGTCAGATTCCCGATCGTTTCATCGAGCTGCTGAACCGCAAGCCCCTCGCGTTCTGGGCTGTCCGTGACGGCAAGAACTGGCAATGGCCCGTCTATGCGAACTTCGGACCCAAGGTCATGCTCATCAACGGATGGAGCGGATCGGGAGGAGACGCGTTCCCGGATTACTTCCGCAAAGCAGGATTAGGGCCCCTCATCGGGATGCGCACGTGGGGCGGACTGATCGGTATCACCGGAGCCCCGGCGTTGGTTGATGGCGGCAATGTTTCCGTGCCGACATTCCGGATGTACAACCCGGATGGGACGTGGTTCAAGGAAGGACACGGTGTTGATCCGGACATCGAAGTGAAGGACGATCCTGCGGAGCTGGCGAAGGGAATTGATCCGCAGCTCGAGCGGGGTATAGAGGAAGTGATGAAACTGCTGAACGCGAAACCGTTTGTGCCGCCAAAGCAGCCGCCGTACGAAAAGAGGTAA
- a CDS encoding sulfatase-like hydrolase/transferase: protein MTSLVSRFYKLLLLWLLVCSQLLAQRTQFVVLVVVDGTRYSETFGDSTHANIPIIWNRLRPLGTLYTSFWNDGTTMTNSGHASILAGTRETLKNNGTELPYNPTMFEYFRKQTGAPVDQCWVVLGKSKLQMLAFSTHKEYGPHYGASVKKSSSEYDNLVALQNTTFVLANHHPKLMIVNVPAADSLAHEGFFDKYIGAIRQADTVVASIWNAIQADSLFRDKTTMIVTNDHGRHTTDYTDHGDRCEGCRHIMLLVIGPDTPAGVVDSSAHKLVDIAPTVGKLLGFRTPYSVGSVLESALSKNPQR, encoded by the coding sequence ATGACATCCCTCGTTTCCCGGTTCTACAAACTTCTCCTACTCTGGCTCCTTGTTTGCTCACAGCTGCTGGCTCAACGGACGCAATTCGTCGTCCTCGTCGTTGTGGATGGTACCAGGTATTCGGAGACGTTTGGCGATTCGACACATGCCAACATACCGATCATCTGGAATCGGTTGCGCCCGCTCGGCACGCTCTATACGTCATTCTGGAATGACGGCACCACGATGACCAATTCGGGACATGCAAGTATCCTTGCGGGTACGCGCGAAACTCTGAAGAACAATGGGACCGAATTGCCGTACAACCCGACGATGTTCGAGTATTTCAGGAAGCAAACGGGTGCACCCGTTGATCAGTGCTGGGTTGTGCTGGGCAAGTCCAAGCTGCAAATGCTTGCGTTCAGCACACACAAAGAATATGGCCCGCACTATGGGGCGTCAGTGAAGAAATCCTCGTCTGAGTATGATAACCTCGTCGCCCTGCAAAACACGACGTTCGTGCTGGCGAATCACCATCCCAAACTTATGATTGTGAACGTGCCGGCTGCAGATTCATTGGCGCACGAAGGGTTTTTTGACAAGTATATAGGGGCGATTCGTCAGGCAGACACCGTAGTGGCGTCGATCTGGAATGCAATTCAGGCAGATTCTCTCTTCCGTGACAAAACGACCATGATCGTCACGAACGACCATGGCCGCCACACCACAGATTACACCGACCACGGCGATCGATGCGAAGGTTGCAGGCATATCATGCTGCTCGTCATCGGACCCGACACGCCGGCGGGAGTCGTTGATTCGTCCGCGCACAAGCTGGTGGATATTGCGCCGACGGTTGGGAAGCTTCTCGGTTTCCGTACGCCATACTCGGTGGGGTCTGTGCTTGAGTCTGCACTATCGAAGAACCCTCAACGATGA
- a CDS encoding DUF3788 family protein has translation MPTDVFMNDTKHPSDGELRKRLGRSYTLFEETIISLQFEHQGISFEWKFSKTSGWYLICLKKKRRLFYLLPKNRDFSFKMVFGTRAVEEIKKGAFPTYVGRMLKSARKYPEGTLIEFNKSNFEVATILRLLKTKIEN, from the coding sequence ATGCCCACTGATGTTTTCATGAACGACACGAAGCATCCAAGCGACGGTGAACTCAGGAAGAGACTGGGCCGTTCGTACACGCTGTTCGAAGAGACGATCATATCGCTCCAATTCGAACATCAAGGAATCAGTTTTGAATGGAAGTTCTCGAAAACGTCGGGATGGTATCTGATCTGCCTGAAGAAGAAAAGGCGACTTTTCTATCTCCTCCCCAAGAACCGCGATTTTTCGTTCAAGATGGTCTTTGGAACTCGGGCCGTTGAGGAGATCAAAAAAGGCGCGTTTCCAACCTATGTAGGCAGGATGCTCAAGAGCGCCAGGAAGTATCCGGAAGGGACGCTGATTGAATTCAACAAGAGCAATTTCGAAGTTGCCACAATTCTCAGGCTTCTGAAAACGAAGATTGAAAACTGA
- a CDS encoding tyrosine-protein phosphatase, whose amino-acid sequence MKKQSCSGVCARFVGAAIIIAVTLNIVPSHAQTTAGKQLAVAPQQQAGLQQKHPPKAPEDASNPLLVWDVAVADRAGMPRNFRSSDDPIKATEGKAPNVQGLKELRASGSGEYTEASLKLMLKQLRGPVTVFDLRQEDHIFVNGEPISWYATNNWANVGKTNKEIKASEAVRVAAIPVGSTLSLSDSKTKKGGDAASPVENVTVARVGTEKDVVTSSGAAYKRITVSDHSRPLDEEVDRFITNVRALPADAWAHFHCRAGKGRTTTFMALYDMLRNASKVSLVDIVQRQSLLIGDYDLLAAADDAGKAGVAEDRSEFVRAFYDYARNNPNGQPLLWSAWLRTPR is encoded by the coding sequence ATGAAAAAGCAAAGCTGCAGCGGAGTTTGCGCGAGGTTTGTAGGCGCCGCGATAATCATTGCGGTCACGTTGAACATTGTGCCTTCGCATGCGCAAACGACGGCCGGCAAGCAACTCGCCGTTGCGCCCCAACAACAAGCAGGTCTTCAACAGAAGCATCCACCAAAGGCTCCCGAGGATGCATCCAATCCATTGCTAGTTTGGGATGTGGCTGTTGCGGACCGGGCTGGAATGCCAAGAAACTTTCGTTCGAGCGATGATCCGATCAAAGCGACCGAAGGGAAAGCGCCAAACGTGCAGGGACTGAAGGAATTGCGCGCATCCGGAAGCGGTGAATACACGGAAGCGAGCCTGAAATTGATGCTGAAGCAGCTACGCGGGCCGGTAACGGTGTTCGATCTGCGTCAGGAAGACCACATTTTCGTGAATGGAGAGCCCATCAGTTGGTATGCAACGAACAACTGGGCTAATGTCGGCAAGACGAACAAAGAAATAAAGGCCAGTGAAGCCGTGCGCGTTGCAGCAATTCCGGTGGGGAGCACGCTTTCTCTCAGTGATTCGAAAACCAAAAAGGGTGGGGATGCGGCGAGTCCCGTCGAAAATGTCACGGTCGCTCGTGTTGGCACGGAGAAAGACGTTGTCACCTCATCAGGTGCGGCTTACAAGCGAATCACAGTGTCAGATCATTCACGTCCGTTGGACGAAGAGGTAGATCGATTCATTACCAATGTTCGGGCATTGCCTGCGGATGCCTGGGCGCACTTTCATTGCCGGGCCGGAAAAGGCCGAACAACCACGTTCATGGCGCTGTATGACATGCTTCGCAATGCAAGCAAAGTTTCTCTTGTGGATATCGTGCAACGCCAGTCATTGCTAATTGGTGACTATGATCTTCTTGCGGCTGCTGATGATGCCGGTAAGGCGGGCGTTGCCGAAGACCGCAGCGAGTTTGTCCGAGCGTTCTATGACTACGCTCGCAACAATCCAAACGGCCAGCCTCTTCTCTGGAGCGCGTGGCTTAGGACGCCGCGATAA
- a CDS encoding putative quinol monooxygenase translates to MLLTVVATIKARNDMAEKVRTQLSRLVEPTRKEKGCVEYTLYQNNENPSVFIFFENWESQTDLDAHMKSAHFKECFAPIEGMFDLDVHRMSEVL, encoded by the coding sequence ATGCTGTTGACTGTCGTCGCAACAATCAAGGCCAGGAACGATATGGCGGAAAAAGTCCGGACACAGCTTTCCAGGCTGGTAGAACCCACCCGAAAAGAGAAAGGGTGTGTTGAGTATACGCTCTATCAGAACAACGAGAATCCCTCAGTTTTCATTTTCTTCGAGAATTGGGAAAGCCAGACCGACCTGGATGCTCATATGAAGTCGGCGCATTTCAAAGAGTGTTTCGCGCCAATAGAAGGGATGTTTGACCTCGACGTGCACCGTATGTCGGAAGTTCTCTAA